In the Alteromonas sp. M12 genome, one interval contains:
- a CDS encoding AarF/ABC1/UbiB kinase family protein, protein MTKKPPLEEAKIPKGRVSRFAKMGSLASRIAGNMISEGVSELAKGNRPKVKDLLLTPSNVKRVADQLAQMRGAAMKVGQLISMDGGDVLPKELSDLLARLRSDAKSMPRAELMTVLESHWGGEWQSQFIQFQLNPIASASIGQVHKAIDSNLRRLAIKVQYPGIKESINSDVDNVASLIKLSGLLPKGINIGPLLSEAKAQLHEEANYILEGKRLEQYGSLLGTDDRFVIPHWMPELSSETVLAMTFLDGEPIENLSEASQTLRNKVVSDLFSLFFRELFEFQLIQTDPNFANFLYDNEAEKIVLLDFGATREYNKSMAQAYLQLMQAGYRNDKNGVADNALELGLMTTTLSEKTQVDITEMCYLSCEPLYLEGGYDFSTSDLLDRLRVIGTQMSIDKSYVHTPPVDTIFLHRKLGGLFLLAMKLKAKVDLRSIFEPYLDYRI, encoded by the coding sequence ATGACAAAAAAACCACCTTTAGAGGAAGCAAAGATACCGAAAGGTAGAGTTTCTCGATTTGCAAAAATGGGAAGTTTAGCTTCCCGGATTGCAGGGAATATGATTTCAGAGGGCGTTTCTGAGCTTGCTAAAGGTAACCGGCCAAAAGTAAAAGATCTGCTGCTGACACCGTCAAATGTCAAACGGGTAGCAGATCAACTTGCTCAAATGCGTGGCGCGGCCATGAAAGTTGGACAGTTAATTTCCATGGATGGCGGTGATGTGTTGCCCAAAGAATTATCTGATTTATTAGCTCGATTACGATCTGACGCTAAATCTATGCCTCGAGCAGAATTGATGACTGTCTTGGAATCACATTGGGGAGGTGAATGGCAATCGCAATTTATCCAATTTCAGTTGAACCCCATTGCATCTGCTTCTATTGGCCAAGTTCACAAAGCAATTGACAGTAATTTGCGACGATTAGCGATTAAGGTCCAGTATCCAGGAATTAAAGAGAGTATCAACAGCGATGTAGATAACGTCGCGAGTTTAATAAAATTATCAGGCCTTCTACCTAAGGGAATAAATATTGGACCACTTTTATCTGAAGCTAAAGCGCAATTGCACGAAGAAGCTAATTACATTTTAGAAGGTAAACGCTTAGAACAGTACGGTTCTTTATTAGGAACTGACGACAGGTTTGTAATTCCTCACTGGATGCCGGAATTAAGTAGCGAGACGGTGTTAGCCATGACTTTTTTAGATGGAGAACCAATTGAAAATCTCAGTGAAGCAAGTCAAACACTGCGAAACAAAGTCGTAAGCGACCTTTTTTCACTATTTTTCAGAGAGTTATTTGAGTTTCAACTTATTCAAACCGATCCGAATTTTGCAAATTTTTTGTATGATAACGAAGCTGAAAAGATTGTATTGTTAGATTTTGGCGCAACGAGAGAATACAACAAGTCTATGGCTCAGGCGTATCTCCAGTTAATGCAAGCTGGATATCGAAACGACAAAAATGGAGTCGCTGATAATGCGTTGGAATTAGGCTTAATGACCACTACCCTTTCAGAAAAAACACAAGTCGATATAACTGAAATGTGTTACTTATCCTGTGAGCCACTTTATTTAGAGGGGGGCTACGATTTTTCAACTAGCGATTTGTTAGATCGATTAAGGGTAATCGGCACCCAAATGAGTATAGACAAAAGCTATGTGCATACGCCCCCTGTAGATACTATTTTCTTGCACCGAAAGCTAGGTGGCTTATTTTTGTTAGCGATGAAACTCAAAGCTAAGGTAGATTTACGTTCTATATTTGAACCTTATTTGGATTATCGAATTTAA
- a CDS encoding DUF3010 family protein, with amino-acid sequence MRICGVELKGSEANLCLLSLENEVFHIPDCRARKLTYPKQDSTEEVREFQFTFKKLMEDYKIDAVVIRERPTKGKFAGSAAGFKMEAAIQLIEELKVDVLAPTFIKEILKRNPIPVLFSETGLKMFQEVAFSTAFAYLMKEKYGMEQQPVE; translated from the coding sequence ATGAGAATTTGCGGTGTTGAACTAAAAGGTAGTGAAGCCAATTTATGTTTGTTGTCTTTGGAAAACGAAGTGTTTCATATTCCAGATTGCCGTGCGCGCAAGTTAACTTATCCTAAACAGGATTCTACAGAAGAAGTTCGGGAATTTCAGTTTACATTTAAAAAATTGATGGAAGACTACAAGATTGACGCTGTGGTTATTCGTGAACGTCCAACCAAAGGCAAATTTGCAGGCAGTGCGGCTGGTTTTAAAATGGAAGCGGCAATTCAATTAATTGAAGAATTAAAGGTCGATGTTTTGGCGCCAACGTTTATCAAAGAAATTTTAAAACGTAATCCAATTCCCGTGCTATTTTCAGAAACAGGTTTGAAAATGTTTCAGGAAGTGGCCTTTAGCACCGCTTTCGCTTACTTAATGAAAGAAAAGTACGGAATGGAACAACAACCGGTAGAATAA
- the rarD gene encoding EamA family transporter RarD has translation MSDKSLKAGVIFAVAAYAMWGFAPLYFKMLMVMPAAEILVHRVIWSALLLVVLVLALKQLPKVQAALKNPRVIKILLISGLLLAGNWLLFIWAVNNGHLLDASLGYYVNPLLNVFLGRMFLGERLRRMQKIAVAIALFGVLILLFSYGELPWIALLLASSFGVYGLLRKQVAVDSLPGLLIETMMMLPFAIFYWLFFASQMSNLFSNDADLNALLIGAGIITTAPLLCFTAAARRIRYSTLGFFQYIGPSIMFILAVYLYDEPLHEARLVTFGFVWLALVIFSFDSYRAYRKSLKCMGG, from the coding sequence ATGTCTGATAAATCGTTGAAAGCAGGCGTTATTTTCGCCGTCGCTGCATATGCCATGTGGGGTTTTGCTCCACTATATTTCAAAATGCTGATGGTGATGCCTGCGGCAGAAATCCTCGTACATAGAGTGATTTGGTCTGCTCTGCTATTAGTGGTTTTAGTATTGGCCTTAAAGCAGCTACCAAAAGTTCAAGCTGCATTAAAAAATCCACGAGTAATTAAAATTTTATTGATATCGGGATTACTGTTAGCTGGGAATTGGCTGTTGTTTATTTGGGCTGTCAACAATGGTCATCTACTCGATGCTAGCCTAGGTTACTATGTTAACCCTTTGCTTAATGTCTTCTTAGGTCGCATGTTTTTAGGGGAGCGATTACGGAGAATGCAGAAAATTGCTGTGGCGATTGCACTTTTCGGCGTTTTAATCTTACTGTTTTCCTATGGGGAACTACCTTGGATTGCCTTGCTACTGGCATCTAGTTTTGGTGTTTATGGATTGCTCAGAAAGCAAGTTGCAGTAGATTCTTTGCCAGGACTGTTAATCGAAACCATGATGATGTTGCCATTTGCCATCTTCTATTGGCTGTTTTTTGCTTCCCAAATGAGTAACCTATTCAGTAATGATGCAGATCTAAACGCATTATTAATAGGGGCAGGAATTATTACAACCGCACCCTTATTATGTTTTACCGCGGCTGCTCGCCGTATACGATATTCTACATTGGGCTTTTTCCAATATATCGGCCCTAGCATTATGTTTATTTTGGCTGTGTACTTGTATGACGAGCCCTTGCATGAGGCGCGTTTAGTCACATTCGGATTTGTTTGGTTAGCTTTAGTGATTTTTAGCTTTGATTCTTATCGGGCATATCGTAAATCTTTGAAATGCATGGGGGGGTAA
- a CDS encoding diguanylate cyclase, which produces MKFKVLLIEDSESSVRVLKRVIGKANLDVVLANTLAQAKIIFETTSPELYLCAVVGYSLPDAPHGQAINFTIDAFIPTIVITGGVEEDVRENILAKPVVDYIPKQNAQMFEYLSRLLIRLEKNKQIGVLLVDKSRRDRNKQSSLIARHNFITYEASSAEQALTLLQRHPLIKLMLVEEQLADTTGLELVSEARKLYDKDQLSIIGLSTNMSASLLAQFIKSGANDFLRKPYCHEEFFCRIVQNVEHIEQIEAIRQAANSDYLTGLPNRRHFFNKVNNTIHRGQAQMSLALIDLDNFKLINDSFGHDFGDVVLKEVSKIIVRHFSSFHFSRFGGEEFCIFMANVDHAHAVELLNAFREDVSKKIIKSKGISHSCTLSVGVTSRASKKIESMLTVADEHLYKAKAQGRNRVIGDLD; this is translated from the coding sequence ATGAAATTTAAGGTTCTGTTAATAGAAGATAGTGAATCAAGTGTGCGCGTGCTCAAGCGTGTCATTGGCAAAGCTAACTTAGATGTAGTGTTAGCCAATACGTTAGCTCAAGCGAAAATCATTTTTGAAACTACATCACCAGAGCTTTATTTGTGCGCGGTTGTTGGCTATTCCCTTCCCGACGCTCCTCATGGACAGGCAATTAATTTCACCATAGATGCCTTTATTCCTACCATTGTTATAACCGGTGGTGTTGAAGAGGATGTTCGCGAGAATATTTTAGCCAAACCTGTAGTTGATTATATCCCTAAGCAAAACGCACAAATGTTCGAATATCTGAGCCGGCTATTAATCAGATTAGAAAAAAACAAACAGATTGGGGTGTTATTGGTAGATAAATCTAGGCGCGATCGCAATAAGCAATCTTCATTGATAGCCCGGCATAACTTCATCACTTACGAAGCCTCAAGCGCCGAACAAGCACTAACCCTGTTACAAAGACACCCACTTATAAAATTGATGTTAGTTGAAGAACAATTGGCCGATACGACAGGGTTGGAATTAGTCTCAGAAGCCAGAAAACTTTACGATAAAGATCAATTAAGCATTATTGGTTTGTCAACGAACATGAGCGCTTCGTTATTAGCTCAATTCATAAAGAGTGGCGCGAATGATTTTTTACGAAAGCCTTATTGTCACGAAGAATTTTTTTGCAGAATCGTACAAAACGTCGAACATATCGAGCAGATAGAAGCCATTAGACAAGCGGCCAACTCAGATTATTTAACCGGACTCCCAAATCGCCGGCACTTCTTTAATAAAGTTAACAACACCATCCACCGTGGACAGGCACAAATGTCGTTAGCTTTAATCGACTTGGACAACTTCAAATTAATTAACGACTCTTTTGGCCATGACTTCGGAGATGTAGTGCTAAAAGAAGTTTCAAAGATAATTGTTCGCCACTTTTCATCTTTTCACTTCTCACGTTTCGGTGGCGAAGAGTTTTGTATTTTTATGGCGAATGTCGACCATGCTCATGCAGTTGAACTGCTAAATGCTTTTCGCGAAGACGTAAGTAAAAAAATAATAAAGAGTAAAGGTATTAGCCACTCATGCACATTGAGCGTTGGAGTGACGAGCCGCGCTAGTAAAAAAATAGAGTCGATGTTAACCGTAGCTGACGAACACCTTTATAAAGCCAAGGCCCAAGGTCGCAACCGAGTGATTGGCGACCTTGACTAA
- the uvrD gene encoding DNA helicase II, translated as MDVSRLLDQLNDKQREVVAAPPSDMLVLAGAGSGKTRVLVHRIAWLMEVEQLAPFSILAVTFTNKAAREMRGRVERLMGSGLHTMWIGTFHGLAHRLLRTHFKEARLPENFQILDSDDQYRLVRRVIKSLNLDEKNWQPKSIQWYINGNKDEGLRPEHIDTQGDPTKQTMKDIYQAYQQTCDRSGLVDFAELLLRAHELWLNNPDVLRHYQKRFRTILVDEFQDTNNIQYAWLRILSCADNNMMIVGDDDQSIYGWRGANVENIQHFLRDFPSAKTIRLEQNYRSTGNILKAANAVIDNNQGRLGKDLWTEDAEGEAISMYAGFNELDEARFIVARIKEWSDKGDALADCAILYRNNAQSRVIEEALLQESVAYRIYGGLRFFERQEIKDALAYLRLINQPIDDAAYERVVNTPTRGIGDKTLGLIRETARNEELSMWQATNDMLREKRFSGRAATALQRFVELILKLQVEVQEFELDQQADHVIKNSGLFAMYQAEKGEKAQARIENLEELVTACKQFEAPEEAENMTPLSAFLAHASLEAGESQADAHQDAVQMMTIHSAKGLEFPLVFLAGVEEGMFPSQMSHEEPGRLEEERRLCYVGMTRAMQKLYMTYAESRRLYGQDKYHTPSRFIKEIPSECIEEVRLRTTVSRPIQNRFQPATSHMAFESTGFQLGQRVKHSKFQEGTVLNYEGSGEHARVEVNFDNIGTKWLMLAYAKLEKI; from the coding sequence ATGGATGTATCTCGACTTTTAGACCAACTTAACGATAAACAACGTGAAGTGGTGGCAGCACCCCCGTCCGATATGTTGGTTTTAGCCGGTGCCGGAAGTGGCAAAACTCGAGTGCTTGTGCATCGTATCGCTTGGTTAATGGAAGTTGAGCAACTTGCTCCTTTTAGCATTCTTGCCGTGACATTTACCAATAAAGCAGCCAGAGAAATGCGTGGTCGAGTAGAACGTTTAATGGGTTCAGGATTGCACACTATGTGGATTGGTACCTTTCACGGACTCGCCCATCGACTGCTTAGAACTCATTTCAAAGAGGCACGCTTACCTGAGAATTTTCAGATATTGGACTCTGATGACCAGTATCGATTAGTTCGTCGGGTGATTAAATCGCTTAATTTAGATGAAAAGAATTGGCAACCTAAATCGATTCAATGGTACATCAATGGCAATAAAGACGAAGGCCTGCGACCTGAGCACATAGATACTCAGGGTGATCCAACCAAACAAACCATGAAAGACATATACCAAGCTTATCAACAAACCTGTGATCGCTCAGGCTTGGTAGATTTTGCTGAGTTATTGCTGCGCGCCCATGAATTGTGGCTGAACAACCCCGATGTACTCAGACATTACCAAAAACGTTTCCGCACAATTTTGGTCGATGAATTTCAAGACACTAACAACATCCAATATGCTTGGTTGCGCATTTTGAGCTGTGCAGACAACAACATGATGATTGTAGGTGACGATGATCAATCCATATACGGCTGGCGTGGCGCCAATGTGGAAAATATTCAGCACTTTTTGCGGGACTTTCCTAGCGCCAAGACAATTCGACTAGAACAGAACTATCGCTCAACAGGCAATATTCTCAAAGCCGCTAATGCGGTGATAGATAATAACCAAGGGCGACTAGGCAAAGACCTATGGACTGAAGATGCCGAAGGCGAAGCCATTTCTATGTATGCAGGCTTCAATGAACTGGATGAAGCTCGATTCATTGTGGCACGGATTAAGGAATGGAGCGACAAAGGTGATGCGTTAGCAGATTGTGCCATTTTGTATCGCAACAACGCTCAATCCCGGGTTATAGAAGAAGCTCTGTTACAGGAGTCGGTGGCGTATAGGATATACGGCGGATTACGCTTTTTCGAACGCCAAGAAATCAAAGATGCCCTAGCCTACCTAAGGCTGATTAATCAACCAATAGATGATGCAGCTTATGAGCGAGTTGTGAACACGCCAACTCGTGGGATTGGAGATAAAACCCTTGGATTAATTCGAGAAACAGCCCGTAATGAAGAGTTATCAATGTGGCAAGCCACCAATGACATGCTCCGTGAAAAGCGTTTTTCAGGAAGAGCTGCCACCGCACTTCAGCGCTTCGTCGAGTTAATATTGAAGTTACAAGTTGAAGTACAAGAATTTGAATTAGACCAGCAAGCTGATCATGTCATCAAAAATTCAGGCCTATTTGCTATGTATCAGGCGGAAAAAGGTGAAAAAGCCCAAGCTCGTATCGAAAACCTTGAGGAACTCGTGACCGCTTGTAAGCAATTCGAAGCCCCTGAAGAGGCTGAAAACATGACTCCCTTATCAGCGTTCCTAGCCCACGCATCATTGGAAGCAGGTGAATCACAAGCCGATGCCCACCAAGACGCCGTGCAAATGATGACAATACATTCAGCAAAAGGCTTGGAATTTCCATTAGTTTTCTTAGCCGGTGTTGAAGAAGGTATGTTCCCCAGCCAGATGAGCCATGAAGAGCCCGGGCGCTTAGAGGAAGAACGCAGACTTTGTTATGTCGGTATGACCCGTGCGATGCAAAAACTATACATGACTTATGCCGAATCAAGACGGTTATATGGTCAAGATAAATACCATACACCATCACGTTTTATCAAAGAAATTCCCAGTGAATGTATTGAGGAAGTGCGCCTGCGAACAACCGTCAGCCGCCCGATTCAAAACCGCTTTCAACCAGCAACATCGCATATGGCGTTTGAGTCTACCGGTTTTCAGCTAGGGCAACGGGTCAAACATAGTAAGTTTCAAGAAGGAACCGTTTTAAATTACGAAGGAAGCGGTGAACATGCCCGAGTTGAAGTGAATTTTGACAACATAGGGACAAAGTGGCTAATGTTGGCCTATGCTAAATTGGAAAAAATTTAA
- the cysE gene encoding serine O-acetyltransferase, which yields MPIDNFWKRLKAEAEELVESEPLLASYVHACILAHHNFETSLSFILSNKIQDEVMPALAIREVLDQAYTLSPEIVESAIEDIEAVLTRDPAVDKILTVLLYFKGFQAIQAYRLSHYLWAKNRKQLALFVQSRNSEVFGVDIHPAAVIGKGVMFDHATGIVIGETAVVEDHVSILQSVTLGGTGNESGDRHPKVRQGVMVGAGAKILGNIEIGAGAKVGAGSVVLKNVPKHVTVAGVPAKIVGVPSCPNPCETMNQNIYED from the coding sequence ATGCCAATCGATAATTTCTGGAAGAGATTAAAAGCTGAAGCTGAAGAATTAGTGGAAAGCGAACCTCTCTTAGCCAGCTATGTGCATGCTTGTATTCTCGCTCACCACAACTTTGAGACGTCTTTGAGCTTTATTCTTTCCAATAAAATCCAAGATGAGGTTATGCCCGCGCTCGCTATTCGCGAAGTGCTTGATCAAGCCTATACATTGAGTCCCGAAATTGTAGAGTCAGCAATCGAAGACATTGAAGCTGTGTTAACCCGAGATCCTGCAGTAGATAAAATTCTCACTGTATTGTTGTATTTTAAAGGCTTTCAAGCGATTCAGGCTTATCGATTATCCCATTATTTATGGGCCAAAAACCGTAAGCAATTAGCCCTGTTTGTGCAAAGTCGAAACTCCGAAGTCTTCGGTGTTGATATCCACCCTGCCGCAGTGATTGGCAAAGGCGTAATGTTTGACCACGCAACTGGTATTGTTATTGGTGAAACAGCCGTTGTGGAGGATCATGTTTCAATTCTACAATCCGTCACGTTAGGCGGAACTGGTAACGAGTCCGGCGATCGTCACCCTAAAGTACGCCAGGGCGTCATGGTGGGAGCAGGGGCCAAAATTCTCGGTAATATAGAGATTGGTGCAGGTGCTAAAGTTGGTGCTGGTAGTGTGGTTCTCAAGAACGTACCTAAGCACGTTACAGTTGCAGGAGTGCCTGCGAAAATTGTCGGTGTACCTAGTTGTCCTAATCCTTGTGAAACAATGAACCAAAATATTTACGAAGATTAA
- a CDS encoding HAD-IA family hydrolase, with product MKFYRNFSPIKAISFDLDDTLYDNYPFIMEAERKLLSYLSASYPKTSEFSYQDWQQFKLEHLQSQPQLASDMGALRKHTLQTGLQKAGYQDHHLSSAVDDCFDFFYHHRSNFQVNQEICALLSKLANKLPLVAITNGNVNLQQIGISEYFSHCFKANLERPMKPHDAMFTLASSTLKVAPKEILHVGDNLEKDVMGAINAGMQSGWYAYNRKMHLTQEKTTVLPHVQLDDLEELNLLIEN from the coding sequence ATGAAATTTTATCGGAATTTTTCCCCAATAAAAGCCATTAGTTTTGATTTAGATGATACGTTGTATGACAACTATCCCTTTATTATGGAAGCTGAAAGAAAGCTACTTAGCTATTTGTCTGCTAGCTACCCAAAAACATCAGAGTTTTCCTACCAAGATTGGCAACAATTCAAACTAGAACATTTACAAAGTCAACCTCAACTGGCCTCAGATATGGGGGCTTTACGCAAACATACATTACAAACAGGATTACAAAAAGCGGGTTATCAAGATCACCATCTCAGCTCCGCGGTGGATGACTGTTTTGATTTCTTTTATCACCATCGCAGTAACTTTCAAGTGAACCAAGAAATATGTGCCTTGTTGTCTAAGTTGGCTAATAAACTCCCTCTGGTTGCTATCACCAACGGTAACGTGAACCTGCAACAGATTGGTATTAGTGAGTATTTTAGCCATTGTTTTAAAGCCAATTTGGAACGGCCGATGAAGCCTCACGATGCGATGTTTACGCTGGCAAGTTCAACATTGAAAGTAGCTCCCAAAGAGATTCTACATGTGGGTGATAACTTAGAAAAAGATGTGATGGGCGCAATCAATGCGGGCATGCAAAGCGGTTGGTACGCCTACAACCGGAAAATGCATTTAACTCAAGAAAAGACCACAGTCCTTCCTCATGTTCAATTAGATGATTTGGAAGAGTTAAATTTATTGATTGAAAACTAA
- the xerC gene encoding tyrosine recombinase XerC, whose product MDAPALDHWLEKFFSFIKYERNLSPKTIENYQRQLHSISEQLDISSWSELTTHHIKSILSQTRRKNLAPRSIALRLSALRTFCQFLVAQSVLKTNPAKAVQTPKLGRPLPKHLNVDQVGQLLEIDPESVLAVRDRAMMELTYGCGLRLAELSGLNLQDIVTKGQIRVFGKGRKERVIPVGKTAITWLNKWLAVRSQMTPPADEQALFVSMHKRRISHRQIAKRMQLWAHKQHIDQKVNPHKLRHSYATHMLESSGDLRAVQELLGHANLSTTQVYTHLDFQHLSKVYDNAHPRSRKNK is encoded by the coding sequence ATGGACGCTCCAGCCTTAGACCACTGGCTGGAAAAATTTTTTTCGTTCATAAAATACGAAAGAAACCTTTCACCCAAAACAATAGAAAACTACCAGCGACAACTGCACTCGATAAGTGAACAGTTAGACATATCAAGTTGGTCTGAACTAACTACTCATCATATTAAATCTATTTTGAGTCAGACTAGACGCAAAAATTTAGCCCCGCGCTCAATTGCATTGCGTTTGTCTGCATTACGCACGTTTTGCCAATTTCTAGTCGCTCAGAGTGTACTCAAAACTAACCCAGCGAAAGCCGTACAAACACCTAAACTTGGCAGGCCACTGCCGAAACACTTGAATGTAGACCAAGTTGGCCAATTACTGGAAATAGATCCTGAATCAGTGTTGGCGGTGCGTGACCGAGCAATGATGGAGCTAACGTACGGTTGCGGATTACGTTTAGCCGAATTGTCTGGCTTAAACTTGCAAGACATAGTCACCAAAGGTCAAATTAGAGTATTCGGTAAAGGTCGTAAAGAGCGTGTGATACCGGTTGGTAAGACAGCCATAACTTGGTTAAATAAATGGTTGGCGGTACGCAGTCAAATGACTCCCCCTGCCGACGAACAAGCGCTGTTTGTTAGTATGCACAAACGCCGCATAAGCCACCGTCAAATTGCCAAGCGAATGCAATTATGGGCACACAAACAACATATTGACCAAAAAGTAAATCCACACAAGTTGCGACATTCTTATGCCACTCATATGTTAGAATCCAGCGGAGATTTACGCGCAGTACAAGAGCTACTAGGTCATGCGAATTTGTCGACCACCCAAGTGTATACACACTTGGATTTTCAGCATTTATCCAAGGTGTACGACAACGCACACCCTCGGTCGCGAAAAAACAAATAG
- a CDS encoding DUF484 family protein, whose translation MSDTAQQQVNREMLTNYEKVADVVSDKDVKDYLLENPDFFVEYPELAEKLVISHQQKGSISLVELQSEQLRKKNRELSHKLNQLISIAKQNEQIYRIYADLNLQLLSCRFFSEVQDVLEDVMCQKLRLSAVTLKSFSGAHALPEIQRKLFIEKRFKQDCFFFGRLSQHEKQLLFKEGNVESVALMLLGEKGELGILAIGSKDPSHFNPDMDTLLITQLQQFLNVLLPNLAGY comes from the coding sequence ATGAGTGATACAGCACAACAACAGGTAAATAGGGAAATGCTAACTAATTATGAAAAAGTGGCAGACGTCGTTAGCGATAAAGACGTAAAAGACTACTTGTTAGAGAATCCTGATTTTTTTGTTGAGTATCCAGAATTGGCGGAAAAACTCGTCATTTCTCATCAACAAAAAGGCAGTATTTCTCTGGTTGAGTTGCAATCAGAACAATTACGCAAGAAAAATCGCGAATTGTCCCACAAGCTCAATCAACTCATTTCGATAGCAAAGCAAAACGAACAAATATACCGTATTTATGCAGATTTGAACCTTCAATTACTCAGTTGCCGATTTTTTAGCGAAGTCCAAGATGTACTTGAAGATGTTATGTGCCAAAAGCTACGATTATCTGCAGTCACGTTAAAATCGTTCAGCGGTGCCCATGCGTTACCAGAGATTCAACGCAAATTATTTATCGAAAAGCGTTTTAAACAAGACTGTTTTTTCTTCGGCCGCTTAAGCCAACATGAAAAGCAGTTGCTGTTCAAAGAAGGAAACGTTGAATCTGTCGCTCTTATGCTGCTAGGTGAAAAAGGCGAACTAGGCATTTTAGCCATTGGCAGTAAAGACCCAAGTCATTTCAATCCAGATATGGATACTTTACTGATAACTCAGTTGCAACAGTTCTTAAACGTACTGCTGCCAAACTTGGCTGGATATTAA
- the dapF gene encoding diaminopimelate epimerase, whose amino-acid sequence MQIQFSKMHGLGNDFVVIDNVTQNVFFSKDKIQQLADRNFGIGFDQLLLVEPPYDPEQDFHYRIFNADGSEVSQCGNGARCFAKFVKIKGLTNRNKVVVSTKSGKIVLYLEKDGQVTVNMGRPIFEPAKIPLKANKEEKIYLIRAQEQTFMVGSVSMGNPHCVLEVDDVQTADVENIGPLLETHDRFPENVNVGFMQIINENHIKLRVHERGAGETLACGTGACAAVAIGQIQGKLSKDVQVDLPGGTLKIRWQGKDNVLKMTGPAEHIFDGTLII is encoded by the coding sequence ATGCAAATTCAATTTTCTAAGATGCATGGTCTTGGCAACGATTTCGTCGTTATCGACAATGTCACGCAAAATGTATTTTTTTCGAAAGATAAAATTCAGCAATTGGCTGATAGAAACTTTGGCATAGGCTTCGACCAACTGTTGTTGGTTGAACCGCCTTATGATCCGGAACAAGACTTCCACTATCGTATTTTTAATGCCGATGGTTCGGAGGTTTCTCAGTGCGGCAATGGCGCAAGATGCTTTGCAAAGTTTGTAAAAATAAAGGGGTTAACTAACCGTAATAAAGTGGTGGTTAGTACTAAGTCTGGCAAAATAGTGTTGTATCTTGAAAAAGACGGCCAAGTCACCGTAAATATGGGACGCCCGATTTTCGAGCCAGCAAAGATACCTTTAAAAGCCAATAAAGAAGAAAAAATTTATTTGATTCGAGCACAAGAGCAAACCTTTATGGTTGGGTCGGTGTCAATGGGGAATCCCCATTGCGTGCTTGAAGTTGATGACGTGCAAACTGCAGATGTAGAAAACATCGGCCCATTACTTGAAACCCATGACAGATTTCCTGAAAACGTCAATGTTGGGTTCATGCAAATAATCAACGAAAATCATATAAAACTGCGAGTACACGAACGCGGAGCAGGTGAAACTTTAGCTTGTGGAACGGGTGCTTGTGCAGCAGTGGCAATTGGTCAGATTCAAGGTAAACTAAGCAAAGATGTACAAGTTGACCTACCCGGTGGTACATTAAAAATACGTTGGCAAGGTAAAGACAATGTATTAAAAATGACTGGTCCTGCGGAACATATTTTTGATGGAACCCTCATAATATGA